Part of the Thermoanaerobaculia bacterium genome, GGTTCTTCTTGTGCTGGAGGATCTTCCGGGAAAGGGCCAGGCCCGCCTTCGTGTTCGTGTGGAACGGGCCGACCTGCGTCTTCGAGATCTCGGAGATCGGGATGCGCTTGGCGTCGTCGCCGAAGAGCACGACGTCGATCGTGTCCTTCGGGTACTTCGACTGGATGAGCTCGACCATCGCGAGCGCGACCTTCTTCGCCGGCGTGAAGCGGTCCTCCCCGTAGAGCACCATCGAGTGGGAGATGTCGATCGCGATGACGGTGGCGCACGACGTGAGGTGCTCGGTCGAGTAGACCTCGAAGTCCTCCTCGCGTAAATCGATCGCCTCGGCGTCGCGGCGGACGGCGTTCCCGATCGTGCGCACGCCGTCGATGGCGGTCGGGTTGTCGCCGAACTCGTACGGGCGGGTCTCCGGCACGAGGTCGCCGCCGGCCCCGGTCTTGGGTGTGGCGTGATAGCCCGCACCCGATCTCTTGAGCGACGAGAAGACCTCCTCGAGCGCTTGCCGGCGGATCTGCCGCTCGGCCGCGCCCGTCAAGACGGCCGCGCCGCCGCGGTCCTCAATGAGCTCCCGCTTCTCGAGCTCCTCGCGGAATTTGCCGAGGTCGATCCCGGGGTCGATCAAACCGCGCTCCTGGAGGTACTTCATCCACCGGAGCGCCTCTTCGACGTCCCCGCCCGTCTGGAGCACGAGCTGCCAGAAGAGCTTCGTCAGCTCGTCCATCGTGAGGAGCTGGCGGAGGAGGTCGACAGGGTAGTCCTGGTAGCGGTATCTCATGGCCCGACTCGATTATCGCATCGGACGTGCCAGCCCGCGTCAAGAGTCGCGGGTCACGAGTCACGAGTCGAAGGTCAAAAGTCGGAGGTCGAAAATTGGGAAGACGTTCGGTGCGCCGCCCTCACCGCGGCGTTGAGTGAAGGGAAAACCATGAAGCGCGGCGAGGCGCGAGCCCGGCGGGATGCGGGGCAGCCGGCCCGCGGGCGCGGCGTACCACGGCGTACGTTAAGCCCGCGGGCGGCTGCCACGCGCCCGCCCGGCTCGATGCATCCGCCTTCCCCAAGGCTTCGGCGTGACAGGTCGCCGCGCTTCTTACAGCGCTCCGCGCCAGGCGCGCGCCGATTCCAGCAGCAGCGTGCGGTCGCTCGTCGTGAAGAAGCGGTAGCCCGTCTCGACGAGCGCGGGAATCTGCTCCCGCCGGCCGAGCATGATGCCCGCCGCTTTCCCGTTGTCTGAGGCTGCCTTCGCGACGCGGGCAACGGCCTCGGCGTAGCGCGGGTCGTCGACCTTGCCCGGGATGCCGAGAGCCTGGGTCAGATCGTTCGGCCCGACGAAGAGGGCGTCGACGCCGGGAAGCGCGGCGATGCCATCCAGATCGAGAAGCGCTCCAGATGTCTCGATCTGGACGGCGACGACCGTCTTCTCGTTCGACTCCTTGACGAATTCCGCGAGCGGCTGCGTGCCGTAGCGGTTCGCGCGCACCCCGCCGAGGCCGCGGCGGCCTTCCGGAGCGAACTTGACGTTCTCGACGGTCGTCTTCGCGTCCGCTGCGCTTCCGACGCGGGGCGCCAGTATGCCCGCCGCGCCGGCGTCCAGAGCCCGGTTCGCCACGTCCGAGTCGAAACGCGGGGGACGCGCGATCGCGGCGATCCCGGCAACGTCCGCGGCACGGACGAGGTTCTCCACCGATTCGATGTCGTGGAAGCCGTGCTCGACGTCGATCACGACGAAATCGAATCCGGCGAGGCCGAAAAGTTCGACCGCGCCGGGCACCGGCCACGTCAGGAAACAGCCGAGGAGCGTTTCGCCCGAGCGGATGCGAGCGCGGAGGTTGGTCTGGCGGTCGTTCATGAGGAGACGATCTTACGGCGAGTTCGCCTTCGGCAAGCCGGAACCGCTCTTCGAGCTATGGCGCACGGGTCGCTTCGCTCGCAATGACAGGGAGGTCGATTCGGGGCCAGAGCCATGCCGCGGCGCGAGCCGTCGCGCCACGGCTTCTTGATCGGAGCGCGCAATCCGAAGACGCAGAGTTGTGTCAAGGCGCGCCGAGTTAAGCGGCTCTGCCGCTTCAACTCGGCGCCTGCCACAGGCGTTGATTTATGAGACGGGTGTTCGCTGCCTGACCAGGTTGAACTTCAACATTTCTTTATAGGAGACCTTCGAGTCGAGGTCCTCGCGCGCGATCTTGAGATGCTGCGTCAACCCTTCGAGCACGAGCTCCATCGCGAGCGCGGTCTCCTCGCGCGAGGAGGGTTTGAAGTGCTCCTCGGCGACGCGGCGCAGGCCGGGGATCGACTCGAGCGCCTGGAAGTGCTCGGAAAACGACGACTCGTCGGAGATGTCGATGCGGTTGCCCGCCGCGAACCAGTCGACGATCTCGCGGTAGACGGGATTCAACTTGTCGGGCTCCTCGGCCGGGAAGCGGGAGCGCGCCCGCGGCGCCGGCTCGTCCGAATCCTCGGGAGGGGGCGTGCGCGCGCGTTCCGTGCGGCGCCCGGAGTCGACGGGGGGGAACTTCTCCTTGAAGAGGTCGGCGATCGGCCCGGCGATCAGCTTCTTGGCGATCACCTCCGTCCCCTGCTGCTCTCCCTCGTAGACGACCTCCACCTTGCCGGTGATGGCGGGCAGGCAGGCGAGCAGGTCGCAGAGCCGCGGGAACACGCGCTTTTCCCCCTTCAGGATCCCGCGCCTTTCGAGGTTCGAATAGAGGATCTCGAGCGCCGAGATCGGCATGCGCGCGGAGACGCCCGAGGACTGGTCCACGAACTCCGACTGGCGCGCCGCGAAGGCGATCTTCTCGACGAGCTCCTTGAAGTACTCGGGCACCTCGAGGCCGACCTCGCCCGACCGCTCCGTCCACGCTTCCTGCTCGGTGATCGCGCGGGCGGTCTTCACCTCGTCCGGGTAGTGGGTCAGGATCTGGGACGAGATCCGGTCCTTGAGCGGGGTGATGATGTTCCCGCGGTTCGTGTAGTCCTCGGGGTTGGCCGAGAAGACGAGGAGGATGTCGAGCGGGATCCGCACCGGGAAGCCGCGGATCTGCAGATCGCGCTCCTCGAGGATGTTGAGGAGCCCCACCTGGATCCGGGGCTGGAGGTCGGGGAGCTCGTTGATCGCGAAGATCCCGCGATTCGTGCGGGGGATGATCCCGTAATGGATGATCTCCTCGTCCGAATAGGTGCGCTTCTGAGTCGCGGCCTTGATCGGGTCGATGTCGCCGATGAGATCCGCGATCGTCACGTCCGGAGTCGCGAGCTTCTCCCGATAGCGCTCGCTTCGCGGGATCCAGACGATCGGCGTCTCGTCGCCGCGCTCCGTCACGATCCGGCGTCCGAAGGCCGTGATCGGCTCGAACGGGTTCTCGTTGACCTCGCTCCCCGCGATCGCCGGGAGGTACTCGTCGAGGAGGTTGACGAGGGAGCGGAGGAGCCGCGTCTTGGCCTGGCCGCGGAGCCCCAGCAGGATGATGTCGTGGCGAGCGAGGATCGCGTTGTGGAGCATCGGGAGGACGGTGTGCCGGTAGCCGAAGATCCCCGGGAAGGGGTCCTCGCCCCGGCGCAGGCTGGCGATCAAATTCTCGCGCAGCTCGTCCTTGACGCTTCGGGCGCGGTAGCCGCTGTCCTTCAGTTCCCCGAGAGTCTGAGGTCTCACGTGTTTCCTCGCTGCGGTCATTATAGGTTCTCGATTCTCGCCGGCGCGCCGATCCGGCCCGCGCGCCCCCGCATCGATGCAAAAGAGGGTCCACACCCTGTTACACTTCGCGAGCGACCATGCCGGGAAAAGACCGCATCAAGCAGCAGATGATCCGCGATCTGGTCCGGGACAACCTGGATACCGTCCGCGGCACTCTCCCGTCCGGCCTGCGCCGGCGCCGGCGCGCGGTCAACGGCTGGCTCCTCGGAGGGCTCGCCGCGACGCTCGTCGTCGCCTTCTCGGGGGCGATCGGCAGCACCGCGGCTCGCTTCGCCGCGCCCCGCCGCCATTTTGCGTCGGAACCCGCCCCGCCCGCCGCCCCGGCGCTCTCCGCCGCGCTCCCGGCGCCGCAGAAGATCGATCCGTCGCTCTTCCGCCTCGCGATCCGGAAGCTCGTGATCGACCCCGGCCACGGCGGCGGCGACCCCGGCGCGATGACCCGGCAGGGGCTCGAGGAGAAGGCGATCACGCTGGACGTCGCGGAGCGGCTGCGAGCGCTCCTGAAGGATGTCCCGGTCACGGTCGTGCTCACCCGCACGGACGACCGGTCGCTGTCGCTCGAACGGCGCGTCGAGATCGCCAACGCGGTAAACGCCGATCTCTTCCTCTCGATCCACATCAACTCGATGGCCGTCCCGGACCGTGTGGGGATCGAGACGTTCTACCTCGGCGGCACGCGCGACCCGGCGACCGCGCGGTTCGCCCGCGACGAGAACGCCGGCTCCGGCTACTCGCTCGCCGACTTCAAGACGCTGCTCGAGGGCGTGTACGTCGGCGTGCGCCAGGACGAGTCGCGGCGGTTCGCCGAAACGCTGCAGGCGGGATATTTTCGCGCCCTGCGGGAAGTCAACGACCGGGTCCAGAACCGGGGAGTGAAGACCGCGCCGCTCGTCGTCCTCGTGGGGACGCGGATGCCCGCGATCCTCGCGGAGATTTCCTGCATGTCGAACGCCGACGAGGCGCGCCGCCTCGGGACGCCCGCGTACCGCTCCGCGCTCGCGCGGGCCCTCTATTCCGGGATCCGCCGCATCATCGAACCGGAGACGTCCGCCGAAGGGCTCGCGGCCTCGGCCGCCGCGCCGAAAGGGGTTTCATGACGAAGTCGAAGAACGAGGTCCTCCAGGTGGGGATCGACCTGGGCACCTCCCGGAGCGCGATCTCCTCCTCCAACGGCGCGCGTCACGTCGTGGACAGCTACGTCGGGTGGCCGGTCGACATGGTGGCCCGGAAGGTCGTCAAGAAAGCGGTCCTCTTCGGAAAGGAAGCGCTCGACAACCGGCCGATGCTCGACCTCCACCGCCCTCTCGAGCGCGGCCTCATCAAGGAAGGCTCGCAGAAGGACGAGGAGGCGGTCCGCGAGCTCCTCGGCCACCTCATCTCGCTCGCCAGCGCGAAGGAGGGGCAGAAGGTGTTCGCGGTCGTCGGCGTTCCGGCCGAAGCGCTGCGCGTGTCGAAGCAGCACCTGCGCAACGCCGTCTCCGGGCTCGCCGACTCGCTCATGATCGTCTCCGAGCCGTTCGCGGTCGCCTACGGAATGGACTCGCTCCTGCACACGATGATCATCGACATCGGCGCCGGCACGACCGACTTCTGCGTGATGAACGGGCGTTACCCGACCGACGAGGACCAGCGGACGCTCACGAACGCGGGAGACTCGGTCGACGAGCACCTCGCCACCCTGCTGCGCAACAAGATGCCCGACGGCCGGTTTTCGATCTACATGGTCCGCGAGTGGAAGGAGAAGGGGAGCTTCGTCGGCGAGCCGAAGCAGCCGGTCGTCGTCAAGGTGCCGGTCCACGGGAAGCCGACCGAGCTCGACATCACCGCCGAGATGCGCCGCGCCTGCGAGAGCCTGCTCGGCCCGATCTCCGAGACGATGCTCGACCTCGTCTCGCGCGTCGAGCCCGAATACCAGGACGACGTCCGGAACAACATCATCCTCGCCGGAGGGGGATCGCAGATCCCCGGCCTGGCCGAGGCGCTCGAGAAGACGCTCGGCGAGATGGGGGGCG contains:
- a CDS encoding VWA domain-containing protein, giving the protein MRYRYQDYPVDLLRQLLTMDELTKLFWQLVLQTGGDVEEALRWMKYLQERGLIDPGIDLGKFREELEKRELIEDRGGAAVLTGAAERQIRRQALEEVFSSLKRSGAGYHATPKTGAGGDLVPETRPYEFGDNPTAIDGVRTIGNAVRRDAEAIDLREEDFEVYSTEHLTSCATVIAIDISHSMVLYGEDRFTPAKKVALAMVELIQSKYPKDTIDVVLFGDDAKRIPISEISKTQVGPFHTNTKAGLALSRKILQHKKNPNKQIFMITDGKPSAIFDRGKLYKNPFGLDLKIVNRTLEEADACRRDGITITTFMIATDSYLVEFVEKLTKINRGRAYYASPYNLAEFLFSDYIKNRKKFLH
- a CDS encoding N-acetylmuramoyl-L-alanine amidase translates to MPGKDRIKQQMIRDLVRDNLDTVRGTLPSGLRRRRRAVNGWLLGGLAATLVVAFSGAIGSTAARFAAPRRHFASEPAPPAAPALSAALPAPQKIDPSLFRLAIRKLVIDPGHGGGDPGAMTRQGLEEKAITLDVAERLRALLKDVPVTVVLTRTDDRSLSLERRVEIANAVNADLFLSIHINSMAVPDRVGIETFYLGGTRDPATARFARDENAGSGYSLADFKTLLEGVYVGVRQDESRRFAETLQAGYFRALREVNDRVQNRGVKTAPLVVLVGTRMPAILAEISCMSNADEARRLGTPAYRSALARALYSGIRRIIEPETSAEGLAASAAAPKGVS
- a CDS encoding aldolase/citrate lyase family protein; this encodes MNDRQTNLRARIRSGETLLGCFLTWPVPGAVELFGLAGFDFVVIDVEHGFHDIESVENLVRAADVAGIAAIARPPRFDSDVANRALDAGAAGILAPRVGSAADAKTTVENVKFAPEGRRGLGGVRANRYGTQPLAEFVKESNEKTVVAVQIETSGALLDLDGIAALPGVDALFVGPNDLTQALGIPGKVDDPRYAEAVARVAKAASDNGKAAGIMLGRREQIPALVETGYRFFTTSDRTLLLESARAWRGAL
- a CDS encoding rod shape-determining protein; translated protein: MTKSKNEVLQVGIDLGTSRSAISSSNGARHVVDSYVGWPVDMVARKVVKKAVLFGKEALDNRPMLDLHRPLERGLIKEGSQKDEEAVRELLGHLISLASAKEGQKVFAVVGVPAEALRVSKQHLRNAVSGLADSLMIVSEPFAVAYGMDSLLHTMIIDIGAGTTDFCVMNGRYPTDEDQRTLTNAGDSVDEHLATLLRNKMPDGRFSIYMVREWKEKGSFVGEPKQPVVVKVPVHGKPTELDITAEMRRACESLLGPISETMLDLVSRVEPEYQDDVRNNIILAGGGSQIPGLAEALEKTLGEMGG
- a CDS encoding magnesium chelatase; the encoded protein is MRPQTLGELKDSGYRARSVKDELRENLIASLRRGEDPFPGIFGYRHTVLPMLHNAILARHDIILLGLRGQAKTRLLRSLVNLLDEYLPAIAGSEVNENPFEPITAFGRRIVTERGDETPIVWIPRSERYREKLATPDVTIADLIGDIDPIKAATQKRTYSDEEIIHYGIIPRTNRGIFAINELPDLQPRIQVGLLNILEERDLQIRGFPVRIPLDILLVFSANPEDYTNRGNIITPLKDRISSQILTHYPDEVKTARAITEQEAWTERSGEVGLEVPEYFKELVEKIAFAARQSEFVDQSSGVSARMPISALEILYSNLERRGILKGEKRVFPRLCDLLACLPAITGKVEVVYEGEQQGTEVIAKKLIAGPIADLFKEKFPPVDSGRRTERARTPPPEDSDEPAPRARSRFPAEEPDKLNPVYREIVDWFAAGNRIDISDESSFSEHFQALESIPGLRRVAEEHFKPSSREETALAMELVLEGLTQHLKIAREDLDSKVSYKEMLKFNLVRQRTPVS